In Hydra vulgaris chromosome 06, alternate assembly HydraT2T_AEP, a genomic segment contains:
- the LOC136081569 gene encoding uncharacterized protein LOC136081569, translated as MSGKYNGVQAHIHSLNEFARFVPCAAHTLNLIGVHAAEVSPLMITFFGKVQAIFNFFSSSTLRWEKLMKTLTISLKGNSDTRWSAKKEAIIPLHRQIKEVLQVLESIIHTPKTNAVSQKKNERTEGFHSESERCWGGQHYLLLQKTLHAAAETAKQIGIEGDFPMKRKCKVKQMALYEDEDDFCRLSPETDFGSQCNLVFDSILTQIEWRFEAMSAVSSDFDFLNGHSLSKSSVDELKTKAKNLSKIYKTDLDSSDFQSEMASFKYQAAAMMENFEKSSPMDILQLIHKYSLADAYPNTAIAIRIFLTLPVTFATCERSFSKLKIIKNYLRSTTGQERLSCLAVVSIEHEVVNALDFDDVISDIASKKARKVTLN; from the exons ATGTCTGGAAAATATAATGGCGTCCAAGCTCACATCCATTCTCTAAATGAGTTTGCAAGATTTGTTCCATGTGCAGCTCACACTTTAAACCTTATTGGTGTCCATGCTGCTGAGGTTTCTCCACTCATGATTACATTCTTTGGAAAAGTTCAAGCcatctttaactttttctcaAGTTCTACCTTAAGATGGGAAAAACTGATGAAAACATTGACCATCTCACTAAAGGGAAATAGTGATACAAGATGGTCTGCCAAAAAAGAAGCAATCATCCCACTACACAGACAAATAAAAGAAGTTCTTCAAGTTTTGGAATCCATAATTCACACTCCCAAGACAAATGCTGTCTCA caaaaaaaaaatgaaaggacTGAAGGCTTCCATTCAGAATCTGAGAGATGTTGGGGTGGACAACATTATCTGCTGCTGCAGAAAACATTACATGCTGCTGCAGAAACAGCTAAACAAATTGGAATTGAAGGAGACTTTCCTATGAAGAGAAAGTGCAAAGTGAAGCAGATGGCACTttatgaagatgaagatgactTTTGCCGTTTGTCACCAGAAACAGATTTCGGATCCCAGTGCAACCTTGTGTTTGACAGCATTCTCACACAAATTGAGTGGCGGTTTGAAGCTATGTCTGCAGTATCCTCAGATTTTGACTTCCTTAATGGACATTCTCTCTCCAAAAGTTCAGTGGATGAACTTAAGACTAAAGCCaaaaatttgtctaaaatttaCAAGACAGATTTAGATTCTTCAGATTTCCAGTCAGAAATGGCAAGCTTTAAATATCAAGCTGCTGCCATGAtggaaaactttgaaaaatctaGCCCGATGGACATTTTGCAGCTCATTCATAAATACTCATTGGCTGATGCTTATCCTAACACGGCAATTGCTATTCGCATCTTCCTCACCTTACCAGTTACATTTGCCACGTGTGAAAGAAGTTTCAGTAAACTTAAGatcataaaaaactatttgagaTCAACTACGGGCCAAGAACGTTTGTCTTGTCTGGCAGTTGTTTCAATTGAACATGAAGTGGTCAACGCACTTGATTTTGATGATGTCATTAGTGACATTGCCTCCAAAAAAGCCAGAAAAGTGACCTTGAACTGA